The Cinclus cinclus chromosome 18, bCinCin1.1, whole genome shotgun sequence genome has a segment encoding these proteins:
- the SNPH gene encoding syntaphilin, with protein MLQPLASGLDTSACSRDETIPTIPTLPPPAATLQHEPPAQLSGVCMALPAAQHFPVRACSSPSAARPVPLSVCATARTDPSVRPGEGRQWWRALGWGNETGSRGVYGRSGFASFFKSSAPSATRPETQPLLPASRRPSPPGRDTYGTSSLSSSSNSGSCKGSDSSPTPRRSSKYNLCSDNHGIKPPTPEQYLTPLQQKEVCIRHLKARLKDTQERLQDRDAEIEDLKTQLSRMQEDWIEEECHRVEAQLALKEARKEIKQLKQVIDTVKNNLLEKDKGLQKYFVDINIQNKKLETLLHSMEVAQNGALKEEGAGESAGGSPARSLTRSSTYTKLSDQGAGDRNVGGSQTISLDEGADSGFVGMEDAPGHTDPLEVEGEPGTRLPPSNTYEKVLGLRSSVEAGVQASCMQERAIQTDFVPCQPDLDTILEKVMKSQACSLGSPTSAWVSEMEDTMPVPELSNPTGTTDLMVAEPDAATTAASAEGGVPCNPAVRQPPSASPSVAIACVAEEELTEVTGCETNPSKSYWSRHFIVDLLAVVVPAVPTVAWLCRSQRRQGQPIYNISSLLRGCCTVALHSIRRMGCRPVASPGGTAQP; from the exons ATGCTTCAACCTCTGGCCTCGGGACTGGACACCAGCGCCTGCAGCCGGGATGAGACGATTCCCACGATCCCCACACTTCCACCACCAGCTGCCACTTTGCAGCACgagcccccagcccagctttCAGGGGTTTGCATGGCACTGCCCGCTGCACAGCACTTCCCTGTCCGTGCATGCAGCTCCCCGAGTGCTGCACGCCCCGTCCCTCTGTCCGTCTGTGCCACAGCCAGGACCGACCCCTCCGTCCGTCCAGGCGAAGGCAGGCAGTGGTGGAGAGCACTGGGTTGGGGCAATGAAACTGGGAG TCGCGGGGTTTATGGACGGAGTGGCTTTGCCTCCTTCTTTAAGTCTTCAGCGCCCTCAGCCACTCGGCCTGAGACACAGCCTCTTCTCCCTGCCTCCAGGCGCCCCTCGCCCCCCGGGAGGGACACCTACGGCACCTCCtcgctgagcagcagcagcaattctgGCTCCTGCAAGGGCAGCGACAGCAGCCCCACCCCAAG gcgCTCGTCCAAGTACAACCTCTGCAGTGACAACCATGGGATAAAGCCACCGACACCAGAGCAGTACCTGACCCCCCTGCAGCAGAAGGAGGTGTGCATCCGGCACCTGAAGGCTCGCCTGAAGGACACACAGGAGCGTCTCCAGGACAG GGATGCTGAGATCGAGGACCTGAAGACGCAGCTGTCACGGATGCAGGAGGACTGGATCGAGGAGGAGTGCCACCGCGTGGAGGCCCAGCTGGCGCTGAAAGAGGCTCGCAAAGAGATCAAGCAGCTGAAGCAGGTCATCGACACAGTGAAGAACAACCTACTGGAGAAGGACAAAGGcctccagaaatattttgtggaCATCAACATCCAGAACAAGAAGCTGGAGACGCTGCTGCACAGCATGGAGGTGGCACAGAACGGGGCGCTGAAGGAGGAGGGCGCCGGCGAGTCGGCCGGGGGGTCTCCGGCCCGATCCCTCACCCGCAGCTCCACCTACACCAAGCTGAGCGACCAGGGAGCCGGGGACCGCAACGTGGGGGGCTCGCAGACCATCTCGCTGGACGAGGGGGCCGACAGCGGCTTCGTGGGGATGGAGGATGCTCCGGGCCACACGGACCCGCTGGAGGTGGAGGGTGAGCCCGGCACCCGCCTGCCCCCCAGCAACACCTACGAGAAGGTGCTGGGACTGCGGAGCAGCGTGGAGGCAGGGGTGCAGGCCAGCTGCATGCAGGAGCGGGCCATCCAGACGGACTTCGTGCCCTGCCAGCCAGACCTGGACACCATCCTAGAGAAGGTGATGAAATCCCAGGCTTGCAGCTTGGGCAGCCCCACCTCAGCCTGGGTCTCTGAAATGGAAGACACGATGCCAGTCCCCGAGCTCTCCAACCCCACCGGGACCACGGACCTGATGGTGGCCGAGCCCGACGCCGCGACGACGGCTGCCAGTGCCGAGGGGGGTGTCCCCTGCAACCCGGCGGTGCGGCAGCCCCCCAGCGCCAGCCCCTCGGTGGCCATCGCCTGCGTGGCGGAGGAGGAGCTGACGGAGGTGACCGGCTGCGAGACCAACCCTTCCAAGAGCTACTGGAGCCGCCACTTCATCGTGGATCTGCTGGCGGTGGTGGTGCCGGCGGTGCCCACGGTGGCCTGGCTGTGCCGCTCGCAGCGGCGGCAGGGCCAGCCCATCTACAATATCAGCTCTCTGCTGCGGGGCTGCTGCACCGTCGCCCTGCACTCCATCCGCAGGATGGGCTGTCGCCCCGTCGCCAGCCCCGgaggcactgcccagccctga